The following are encoded in a window of Paenibacillus polymyxa genomic DNA:
- the lepB gene encoding signal peptidase I gives MEQEVGQGAVQQPTEQDGTPKRKPKNEIFEWLKAIIIALVLVFLIRWLLFKPFIVDGPSMQPNFHTGERVIVNEILYDFRAPKPGEVIVFHVPEEGRDFIKRVIAVEGDTVKVEGDTITVNGKPIQESYLKAPLEEAHQNGELYNKFTNFPNDKFKDGKVPAGHIFVMGDNRSNSTDSRMIGYIDLKEVVGRADVIFWPAKDMQWINH, from the coding sequence ATGGAGCAAGAAGTAGGACAAGGAGCTGTACAGCAGCCAACTGAACAGGATGGTACGCCCAAGCGTAAACCAAAAAATGAGATTTTTGAGTGGCTCAAGGCCATCATTATTGCGTTAGTGCTTGTCTTTTTAATCCGCTGGCTTCTCTTTAAGCCGTTTATTGTGGATGGCCCGTCGATGCAGCCTAACTTTCATACCGGAGAACGCGTCATTGTAAATGAGATTTTGTATGATTTCCGTGCCCCTAAACCAGGGGAAGTGATCGTGTTTCATGTGCCGGAGGAAGGAAGAGACTTTATCAAACGCGTCATTGCCGTTGAAGGAGATACGGTCAAGGTAGAAGGTGACACGATTACAGTAAATGGTAAGCCGATTCAGGAATCTTACTTGAAAGCTCCTTTAGAAGAAGCGCATCAAAATGGTGAGCTTTACAACAAATTTACAAATTTTCCAAATGATAAATTTAAGGATGGAAAAGTTCCGGCGGGGCATATTTTTGTAATGGGAGATAACCGTTCCAATAGTACAGACAGTCGGATGATTGGATATATTGATTTGAAGGAAGTTGTAGGTCGGGCTGACGTTATTTTCTGGCCGGCGAAAGATATGCAGTGGATTAACCACTAG
- the rplS gene encoding 50S ribosomal protein L19, whose product MNIVQAITEEQLRKDLPNFRPGDTLKVHVKVIEGTRERIQLFEGVVIKRRGGGISETFTVRKISYGVGVERTFPLHSPKIDKIDVARRGKVRRAKLYYLRELRGKAARIKEIRR is encoded by the coding sequence ATGAATATCGTCCAAGCGATCACTGAAGAACAACTGCGTAAAGATTTGCCTAACTTTCGTCCTGGTGACACTTTGAAAGTGCACGTGAAAGTTATTGAGGGAACTCGTGAGCGTATCCAGTTGTTTGAAGGTGTTGTCATTAAACGCCGTGGTGGTGGAATCAGTGAGACTTTTACAGTTCGTAAAATTTCTTACGGTGTAGGTGTGGAAAGAACTTTCCCGCTTCATTCCCCAAAAATCGATAAAATCGACGTGGCTCGCCGTGGTAAAGTGCGTCGTGCGAAGCTTTATTATCTTCGTGAACTGCGCGGTAAAGCAGCGAGAATTAAAGAAATTCGTCGTTAA